The Diceros bicornis minor isolate mBicDic1 chromosome 15, mDicBic1.mat.cur, whole genome shotgun sequence genome has a window encoding:
- the PTX3 gene encoding pentraxin-related protein PTX3: protein MLLAAILFCALWSAVSAENSDDYELMYVNLDNEIDNGLHPTEDPTPCDCRREHSEWDKLFTMLENSQMREGMLLQATDDVLRGELQRLRAELGRLAGSLAGPCAPAAPAEAGLAGALDELLRASRDAGRRLARLEGAGAQRPQEAGRALGAVLEELRQTRADLRAVQGWAAGRWLPAGCETAILFPMRSKKIFGSVHPTTPLKLESFSACIWVKATDVLNKTILFSYGTKRNPYEIQLYLSSQSIVFVVGGEENKLVADTVISLGRWTHLCSTWNSEKGRASLWVDGELVASTLEMATGHVLPEGGILQIGQEKNGCCVGGGFDETLAFSGRLTGFNIWDRVLSNEEIRETGGAESCHIRGNVVGWGVTEIQPHGGAQYVS, encoded by the exons ATGCTCCTCGCTGCGATTCTGTTTTGCGCTCTCTGGTCTGCAGTGTCGGCCGAGAACTCGGACGATTATGAGCTCATGTATGTGAATCTGGACAACGAAATAGACAATGGACTCCATCCCACTGAGGACC CCACGCCGTGCGACTGCCGTCGGGAGCACTCGGAGTGGGACAAGCTCTTCACCATGCTGGAGAACTCGCAGATGAGGGAGGGCATGCTGCTGCAGGCCACCGACGACGTCCTCCGGGGCGAGCTGCAGAGGCTGCGGGCGGAGCTGGGCCGGCTGGCCGGCAGCCTGGCGGGGCCGTGCGCGCCCGCGGCCCCCGCGGAGGCCGGGCTGGCCGGCGCGCTGGACGAGCTGCTGCGGGCGAGCCGAGACGCGGGCCGCAGGCTGGCGCGCCTGGAGGGCGCCGGGGCGCAGCGCCCGCAGGAGGCGGGGCGGGCCCTGGGCGCCGTGCTCGAGGAGCTGCGGCAGACGCGAGCGGACCTCCGCGCCGTGCAGGGCTGGGCGGCCGGGCGCTGGCTGCCCGCAG GTTGTGAAACAGCGATTTTATTCCCAATGCGTTCCAAGAAGATTTTTGGAAGTGTGCATCCCACGACACCATTGAAGCTTGAGTCTTTTAGCGCCTGCATTTGGGTCAAAGCCACAGATGTATTAAACAAAACCATCCTCTTTTCCTATGGCACAAAGAGGAATCCATACGAGATCCAGCTGTACCTCAGCTCTCAGTCCATAGTGTTTGTGGTGGGTGGAGAGGAGAACAAGCTCGTTGCTGATACTGTGATTTCCCTGGGAAGGTGGACCCATCTGTGCAGCACCTGGAATTCAGAGAAAGGGCGCGCGTCCTTGTGGGTAGACGGCGAGCTGGTGGCTTCCACTCTCGAGATGGCCACAGGTCACGTTCTTCCCGAGGGAGGAATCCTGCAGATCGGCCAAGAAAAGAACGGCTGCTGTGTGGGCGGTGGTTTCGATGAAACATTAGCCTTTTCTGGAAGACTCACTGGCTTCAATATCTGGGATCGTGTTCTCAGCAATGAAGAGATAAGGGAGACTGGAGGAGCAGAGTCTTGTCACATCCGGGGAAATGTTGTTGGGTGGGGAGTCACAGAGATTCAGCCACATGGAGGAGCTCAGTATGTGTCATAA